A portion of the Fibrobacter sp. genome contains these proteins:
- a CDS encoding DUF1926 domain-containing protein, giving the protein MSYSLSFVLQLPPSTAYAKLDSVAQNLLSGMSKMLESGKVKFSIFMDGPTLEAAHKAARPLMFGRFKKAIEEGFLEVLGGGYYDPMLPLFPTELQSMQLAEHRDLMWKLFGVEPAGYFNSSMVWEMEMTELLEKNRFEFALVQESALQDALGRTTHVSGWYSVEDKGSFMRVLPVSERLSQAIEEDDIQWQEIAELYCRDGKTAVVILDVPPQPGDIVPFFERLIDFVETNDIATKTVGSVVNDQNSEGRLSFLLSAGRKIGLPVTAKTCRELLIRRPEVNLLHKSLMALFHRAEASLKDKELRNIYQMLLPAMSPIYYRDMQDCSGMRSPQVRSWGSRFLLQASKRLTELVSFDGIRLEIADFMLEGRKSIWAENQEYTFLMDYFTGGILRILNMTSGENTVLGSWRDDGMASVGFLDFMIPNTEIHAPKLDQLLADREGCLKDSYDYQIKRHEDGTDIKLLSEQHFNLAEKKGLFHVQKDYALSATGSEFTLKYVVNNNGFEMVKGFFGTLIETGLLACDRTKGSICVDGSDLHYDFSEPLVYPEARKLEIVDKYNSCRVQFEFEQPASLLISPVFSASSSAAPEDFQGIRLFPFWKVGLASLAETSFNVTTRFSKR; this is encoded by the coding sequence ATGAGTTATTCGCTTTCTTTTGTCCTTCAGCTACCTCCTTCGACAGCTTACGCCAAACTGGATTCTGTTGCGCAGAACCTGCTTTCGGGCATGAGCAAGATGTTGGAATCCGGCAAGGTGAAGTTTTCCATCTTTATGGATGGTCCTACCTTGGAGGCTGCCCACAAGGCTGCCCGTCCGCTGATGTTTGGAAGGTTCAAGAAAGCTATCGAAGAAGGTTTTCTAGAGGTTCTTGGCGGCGGTTATTACGACCCCATGCTGCCGCTATTCCCGACGGAGCTGCAGTCTATGCAGTTGGCGGAACATCGTGACTTGATGTGGAAGCTGTTCGGCGTAGAACCTGCCGGATACTTCAATTCCTCCATGGTGTGGGAAATGGAGATGACGGAACTTCTCGAAAAGAACCGTTTTGAATTTGCGCTAGTGCAGGAATCCGCATTGCAGGATGCCCTTGGCCGTACAACGCATGTGTCTGGCTGGTATTCCGTGGAGGACAAGGGTTCCTTCATGAGGGTGTTGCCTGTTTCGGAACGCTTGTCCCAGGCTATTGAGGAAGATGATATTCAATGGCAGGAGATTGCAGAACTGTACTGCAGGGACGGCAAGACTGCTGTTGTGATTCTTGACGTTCCTCCACAGCCTGGCGATATTGTTCCCTTCTTTGAACGTCTTATAGATTTCGTCGAGACGAACGACATCGCGACCAAAACCGTGGGCAGTGTTGTGAACGACCAGAATTCCGAGGGTCGTCTGAGCTTCCTGCTGTCGGCCGGGCGTAAGATCGGGCTTCCCGTGACGGCAAAGACCTGCCGTGAGCTTTTGATCAGACGTCCCGAGGTGAATCTTCTGCATAAGTCTCTGATGGCTTTGTTCCATAGGGCGGAAGCCTCCCTCAAGGACAAGGAACTTCGTAACATTTACCAAATGCTCTTGCCCGCCATGTCGCCGATTTATTACCGCGATATGCAGGATTGTTCCGGCATGCGCTCCCCTCAGGTGCGTTCCTGGGGTAGCAGGTTCTTGCTGCAGGCATCAAAACGTTTGACGGAGCTTGTCTCCTTTGACGGTATCCGTCTTGAAATCGCAGATTTTATGCTGGAAGGACGCAAGTCCATCTGGGCGGAAAATCAGGAGTATACCTTCTTGATGGATTACTTTACCGGTGGTATTCTCCGTATCTTGAACATGACTTCCGGCGAGAACACCGTTCTTGGTTCCTGGCGTGATGATGGCATGGCCTCTGTAGGTTTCCTTGACTTTATGATTCCCAACACGGAAATTCATGCCCCTAAGCTGGACCAACTTTTGGCTGATAGGGAAGGCTGTCTTAAGGATTCGTACGATTATCAGATCAAGCGTCACGAGGACGGTACCGACATCAAGCTTCTTTCGGAACAGCATTTCAACCTTGCTGAAAAGAAGGGTTTGTTCCACGTTCAAAAGGACTACGCCCTTTCTGCCACTGGTTCTGAATTCACTTTGAAATATGTGGTGAACAACAACGGATTTGAAATGGTCAAGGGTTTCTTTGGAACCTTGATCGAAACAGGGCTACTCGCCTGCGACCGTACTAAGGGCTCCATTTGCGTCGATGGTTCAGATCTTCATTATGATTTTAGTGAACCTCTTGTTTATCCGGAGGCCCGCAAGCTGGAAATTGTGGACAAGTACAATTCCTGCAGGGTTCAGTTCGAGTTTGAACAGCCAGCTTCTCTTTTGATTTCCCCGGTGTTCAGCGCATCTTCTTCTGCGGCTCCCGAAGATTTCCAGGGTATACGCCTCTTCCCCTTCTGGAAAGTAGGGCTTGCTAGCCTTGCCGAGACTTCGTTCAATGTAACCACCCGCTTTTCAAAGAGGTAG